The proteins below are encoded in one region of Paracoccus sp. N5:
- a CDS encoding DUF6212 domain-containing protein, whose product MRAVVLVQNGLKSLVEEVIRSCSISCIEIGSQSANEFLPPGQRPLAIVLKNTATRKTVKLPEFLNDVPRFLFDPENQEKLFLDIIELLLAQLNASEEDAGCARLSAAILRAENQSLEQNLKSVEDFLYTLGNPRFMRALSWDPVGVMVSLDPGAALAQRLPTGAASIAAVDLWVPAALQEDIARLECRILCASGNSIALEPAPALAGVEAGWLRFALSTPLRGPEQDCALQLTWRGEGPCVLGLGHAVPDPAFAVRAEGEAAQDHVLALRVWKSLPGVHLPEVAAVGLGKGSHGAGDANFITPSELPRPELFSTPPLARDHISAAFWENEDAILVHPSRHGPVCAVIRDVELPALSHISALVNVGHPRAPSLNFSVGVAPHGQVDEDGYWQRRMGPWVHGLPPHGWSQAHCIPVEPIVGRADILLAVSLATDQPNDLSWGLFRGFRIARRNNVPQALQ is encoded by the coding sequence ATGCGCGCGGTCGTGCTGGTCCAAAACGGGCTCAAGAGCCTCGTTGAGGAAGTAATTCGTTCCTGTTCAATATCTTGCATAGAGATCGGCAGCCAGAGTGCAAATGAGTTTCTACCGCCAGGACAGCGGCCCCTGGCCATCGTCCTGAAAAACACGGCGACCCGGAAAACCGTCAAGCTGCCGGAATTCCTGAACGATGTGCCCCGATTCCTGTTCGATCCCGAGAACCAGGAGAAACTCTTTCTCGATATTATCGAACTGCTTCTGGCCCAACTCAATGCCAGCGAGGAAGACGCCGGATGCGCACGGCTTTCTGCCGCGATATTACGCGCGGAAAATCAGTCCCTTGAGCAGAATCTGAAGTCCGTCGAGGATTTCCTTTATACGCTGGGCAATCCGCGATTCATGCGCGCCCTGTCCTGGGATCCCGTTGGCGTGATGGTCAGCCTCGACCCGGGCGCGGCGCTGGCGCAGCGCCTGCCGACGGGCGCCGCTTCGATCGCCGCGGTCGATCTCTGGGTGCCGGCGGCGTTGCAAGAGGATATCGCGCGGCTCGAATGCCGCATCCTCTGCGCCTCGGGCAACAGCATCGCCCTGGAGCCCGCGCCGGCCTTGGCCGGGGTCGAGGCGGGCTGGCTGCGCTTTGCGCTGTCGACGCCGCTTCGCGGACCCGAACAGGATTGCGCCCTGCAACTGACCTGGCGGGGCGAAGGTCCCTGTGTGCTGGGGCTGGGCCATGCGGTGCCCGATCCCGCCTTTGCCGTCCGGGCAGAGGGCGAGGCCGCACAGGACCACGTCCTGGCGCTGCGGGTCTGGAAATCGCTGCCCGGCGTCCATTTGCCCGAGGTGGCCGCGGTCGGCCTGGGCAAGGGCAGCCATGGCGCCGGGGACGCGAATTTCATCACGCCCTCGGAACTGCCGCGTCCCGAACTGTTCTCGACGCCGCCGCTGGCCCGAGACCACATCTCGGCCGCCTTCTGGGAGAACGAGGATGCGATCCTGGTGCATCCCTCGCGCCACGGGCCGGTCTGCGCGGTGATCCGCGACGTCGAACTGCCGGCGCTGTCGCATATCTCGGCGCTGGTGAACGTGGGCCACCCCCGCGCGCCCAGCCTGAACTTCAGCGTCGGCGTGGCGCCGCATGGCCAGGTGGACGAGGACGGCTATTGGCAGCGCCGCATGGGCCCCTGGGTGCATGGCCTGCCGCCGCATGGCTGGTCGCAGGCGCATTGCATCCCGGTCGAGCCCATCGTCGGGCGTGCCGACATCCTGCTGGCCGTCTCGTTGGCCACGGACCAACCGAACGATCTGAGCTGGGGCCTGTTCCGCGGCTTCCGCATCGCCCGCCGCAACAACGTGCCGCAGGCGCTGCAATGA
- a CDS encoding substrate-binding domain-containing protein: MNEQRVNKPTISDLAKAAGVSVTTVSHAFSGRRHVDPETAKRIQALADQMGYHPSSMARALRSGRTGVIALASSMPFAVAAGPSRLGFLMEIAASAAMSALTRDLALCLIPPHPAAQGKGSVGFDGVILVEPMRDDPLVAYFEQRKTPIVSIGTVPDRPDIPAVNIRSRETAALLLDHLAQQGCHRVAALIGAAPRTSQIESAAAYEAFVTRFGGSSLLVRMGEEEAEDTAYQETLQLLRANPSIDGIFAAIDAFASGAMRAAQELGWTVPDRLRLVTRYDGVRAKLSQPPLTAVDLHLPAIAEKAVHLLLDQIEGSSRMIEADLPELIVRRSSQMPA; this comes from the coding sequence ATGAATGAGCAAAGAGTGAACAAACCCACCATCTCGGATCTGGCGAAGGCCGCGGGGGTTTCGGTTACGACCGTGTCCCATGCCTTCAGCGGCCGCCGCCATGTGGATCCCGAAACCGCCAAGCGGATCCAGGCGCTCGCGGACCAGATGGGCTATCATCCAAGCTCGATGGCACGGGCGCTGCGCAGCGGGCGGACAGGCGTGATCGCGCTTGCCTCGTCGATGCCCTTTGCGGTCGCGGCGGGGCCGTCGCGGCTGGGCTTCCTGATGGAGATTGCGGCTTCTGCCGCGATGTCGGCCCTGACGCGCGACCTTGCCCTGTGCCTGATCCCGCCGCATCCCGCGGCGCAGGGCAAGGGGTCGGTCGGTTTCGACGGCGTGATCCTGGTCGAGCCGATGCGCGACGATCCGCTGGTCGCCTATTTCGAGCAGCGCAAGACGCCCATCGTCTCCATCGGGACGGTGCCCGATCGTCCCGACATCCCGGCGGTGAACATCCGTTCGCGCGAAACCGCTGCCCTGTTGCTGGATCATCTGGCACAGCAGGGATGCCATCGGGTTGCCGCGCTGATCGGCGCGGCCCCCCGAACCAGTCAGATCGAAAGCGCCGCAGCTTATGAAGCTTTTGTCACGCGATTCGGCGGGTCGTCGCTGCTCGTCCGGATGGGCGAGGAGGAGGCCGAGGACACCGCGTATCAGGAAACCTTGCAGCTGCTGCGCGCGAACCCGTCGATCGACGGCATCTTCGCGGCCATCGACGCCTTCGCCAGCGGCGCGATGCGCGCGGCGCAGGAGCTCGGATGGACGGTGCCGGATCGCCTGCGCCTGGTCACCCGCTATGACGGGGTCAGGGCCAAGCTGTCCCAGCCTCCCCTGACGGCGGTCGATCTGCACCTGCCGGCAATCGCCGAAAAAGCCGTCCATCTGCTGCTGGACCAGATCGAGGGCTCCAGCCGCATGATCGAGGCCGACCTTCCCGAGCTGATCGTCAGGCGTTCGTCGCAGATGCCGGCCTAA
- a CDS encoding solute carrier family 23 protein, whose product MPTAIDSVPPTDPVDERLPLKDLILYGFQHVLVMAASPITAVFLVAQTLGFDAGLTVSIISATFLVCGLGSILQSFGPAGFGARLPFIMVPGGAPIAIFLAIATQTDVQTAVGAVLMTGVFYFLALPVFRRLLRFFPPIVVGTMLLLVAVNLVKIYGGTITGRSGEAHFADPVNVGLALATIALTVIFSRVFTGTLQRISVMLGLIAGTLLAAALGRLDVSGVMQGPLIAVPQLFPFGMPKFDIVAALPLIIFSIISMAEATGQTIATAEIVDRKGDAHAIVPRTIRGDAVASIVGSMFGTSLIITSGENVGIVRATGVRSRYVTAMAGVILVVIALIAPVSRLASVLPGPVVGGTAIIVFSIIGVIGIHVLSRVDLREHGAMFTLASGLAMGLMPILVPGVYSQFPQWSQMILGNGLAMGTITAALVNAFFQFNAPKPLENTEHAQ is encoded by the coding sequence ATGCCGACCGCGATAGATTCCGTTCCGCCAACCGATCCCGTGGACGAAAGGCTGCCGCTCAAGGATCTGATCCTTTACGGGTTCCAGCATGTGCTGGTGATGGCCGCCTCGCCGATCACGGCGGTGTTTCTGGTCGCGCAGACCCTGGGCTTCGATGCGGGCCTGACCGTCTCGATCATCAGCGCCACCTTCCTGGTCTGCGGCCTCGGCTCGATCCTGCAAAGTTTCGGGCCTGCCGGTTTCGGCGCACGGCTGCCCTTCATCATGGTCCCGGGTGGCGCGCCGATTGCGATCTTTCTCGCCATCGCCACGCAAACCGATGTGCAGACCGCCGTCGGTGCGGTGCTGATGACCGGCGTCTTCTATTTCCTGGCCCTGCCGGTCTTTCGGCGCCTGCTGCGGTTCTTTCCGCCGATCGTGGTCGGCACCATGCTGCTGCTGGTCGCGGTGAACCTGGTCAAGATCTATGGTGGCACCATCACCGGGCGCTCGGGCGAGGCGCATTTCGCCGATCCGGTCAATGTCGGACTGGCGCTGGCGACCATCGCGCTGACCGTGATCTTTTCGCGCGTGTTCACCGGCACGTTGCAGCGCATCTCGGTCATGCTGGGGCTGATCGCGGGCACGCTGCTGGCGGCCGCCCTGGGCAGGCTGGATGTGTCGGGCGTGATGCAGGGTCCGCTGATCGCGGTGCCGCAGTTGTTCCCCTTCGGGATGCCCAAGTTCGATATCGTTGCGGCGCTGCCGCTGATCATCTTCTCGATCATCTCGATGGCCGAGGCGACCGGCCAGACCATCGCCACGGCCGAGATCGTGGACCGCAAGGGCGACGCCCATGCCATCGTGCCGCGCACCATCCGCGGCGATGCGGTGGCCTCGATCGTGGGCAGCATGTTCGGAACCTCGCTGATCATCACCTCGGGCGAGAACGTGGGCATCGTGCGCGCCACGGGCGTCCGCTCACGCTATGTCACGGCGATGGCGGGGGTGATCCTGGTCGTGATCGCGCTGATCGCGCCGGTCTCGCGGCTGGCGAGCGTCCTGCCCGGTCCGGTCGTGGGCGGCACGGCGATCATCGTGTTTTCCATCATCGGCGTGATTGGCATCCATGTCCTGTCCCGCGTGGACCTGCGCGAACACGGCGCGATGTTCACGCTGGCCTCGGGCCTGGCCATGGGGCTGATGCCGATCCTGGTGCCCGGGGTCTATAGCCAGTTTCCGCAATGGTCGCAGATGATCCTGGGCAATGGCCTGGCGATGGGCACGATCACGGCGGCGCTCGTCAATGCCTTCTTCCAGTTCAACGCCCCAAAACCCCTTGAAAACACGGAGCATGCCCAATGA